Proteins encoded within one genomic window of Gallus gallus isolate bGalGal1 chromosome 1, bGalGal1.mat.broiler.GRCg7b, whole genome shotgun sequence:
- the LOC121108242 gene encoding uncharacterized protein LOC121108242 yields the protein MALPWLVTGLLPAAWLFWQSTALPASSWHLLHCLPLLAIYYIACLFLYSCTPPGFSWKLLRYLALGICYTAHLYFGIYCAVCLSFGIYYAACLFLGIIYAACLVFGIYYAAYLFLESTISPASAWKLLRCLQLLWNIPCCLQLLWNVLCCLQLLGNKLHHLKALWNILCHLHLLWITLCRLPCIWNILYRLYLLWNVLRHMPLFGIYYTTRTFLEYMMPSASFWTILRRLPLLGLYSAAFLVLKYTVPPASFWNILCDLPLLWNILFHLPLLWNILRCLPLLWNRLRYLALLWNRLRHLPLLWNRLCRLLRSWNIQHHLPCSWEIPRRLPPFGIHHTAWLFLEYITPPGSLCNIPCRLALFATYHAAWLSLEYTTQAGSPWSIPRRLALLGLYYAAWLCLEYTRPTGSLWNTPHCLVLLGIEYATWLSL from the exons ATGGCTCTACCTTGGTTAGTGACTG ggctgctgcctgccgCCTGGCTCTTCTGGCAGTCTACTGCGCTGCCTGCCTCTTCCTGGCATCTGCTACACTGCCTGCCTCTTCTCGCAATCTACTACATTGCCTGCCTCTTCTTGTACTCTTGTACACCGCCTGGCTTTTCCTGGAAACTACTACGCTACCTGGCTCTTGGCATCTGCTACACTGCTCACCTCTATTTTGGAATCTACTGCGCTGTCTGCCTCTCTTTTGGAATCTACTATGCTGCCTGCCTCTTTCTGGGAATAATCTATGCTGCCTGTCTCGTTTTTGGAATCTACTATGCTGCCTACCTCTTCTTGGAATCTACTATATCACCTGCCTCTGCTTGGAAACTACTAcgctgcctgcagcttcttTGGAACATAccatgctgcctgcagcttcttTGGAATGTACTatgctgcctgcagcttcttGGGAATAAACTACACCACCTGAAGGCTCTCTGGAACATACTATGCCACCTGCATCTTCTTTGGATTACGCTGTGCCGCCTGCCTTGTATTTGGAATATACTATACCGCCTGTATCTTCTTTGGAATGTATTACGGCACATGCCTCTTTTTGGAATATACTACACCACCCGTACCTTCTTGGAATACATGATGCCATCTGCCTCTTTTTGGACTATACTGCGCCGCCTGCCTCTTCTTGGATTATACAGCGCTGCCTTCCTCGTCTTGAAATATACTGTGCCGCCTGCCTCCTTCTGGAATATACTATGCGACCTGCCTCTGTTATGGAACATACTATTCCACCTGCCCCTTCTATGGAATATACTACGCTGCTTGCCTCTGCTGTGGAATAGACTACGCTACCTGGCTCTGCTATGGAATAGGCTACGCCACCTGCCTCTCCTATGGAATAGGCTATGCCGCCTGCTTCGCTCATGGAACATACAGCACCACCTGCCTTGTTCATGGGAAATACCACGGCGCTTGCCTCCTTTTGGAATACACCACACCGCCTGGCTCTTTTTGGAATATATCACGCCACCTGGCTCTCTTTGCAACATACCGTGCAGGCTGGCTCTCTTTGCAACATACCATGCAGCGTGGCTCTCTTTGGAATACACCACACAGGCTGGCTCTCCTTGGAGTATACCACGCAGGCTGGCTCTCCTTGGACTATACTATGCCGCTTGGCTCTGTTTGGAGTACACCAGACCGACTGGCTCTCTTTGGAATACACCACACTGCCTGGTCCTCTTGGGAATAGAGTACGCCACCTGGCTCTCCTTGTAA